A section of the Eublepharis macularius isolate TG4126 chromosome 1, MPM_Emac_v1.0, whole genome shotgun sequence genome encodes:
- the LOC129335464 gene encoding L-threonine 3-dehydrogenase, mitochondrial-like isoform X2: MPAIRNLSRAVRQVLQRPGCGCQVAIMPVRCLGFSPRQVTSDASFHSVSFSETDHPRVLITGGLGQLGVGLAKLLRKRFGKNNVILSDIRKPPDSVFYSGPFIYSDILDYKNLREIVVNNRITWLFHYSALLSAVGEANVPLARSVNINGLHNILDIAAEHNLRLFVPSTIGAFGPTSPRNPTPDLCIQRPRTIYGVSKVHAELMGEYYHYRYGLDFRCLRYPGIISADSQPGGGTTDYAVQIFHDAVKTGKFQCNLKPDTRLPMMYISDCLRATLEIMEAPAESLSMRTYNIGAMSFTPEELAQEVQKHIPELEVAYSVDPVRQAIADSWPMVFDDNNARRDWGWKHDYDLPDLVTTMFSFLSSVSSVTRIAQVN; the protein is encoded by the exons ATGCCAGCCATCAGGAATCTGAGTCGAGCAGTCAGGCAGGTGCTGCAGAGACCTGGCTGTGGCTGTCAAGTTGCCATCATGCCGGTGAGGTGTCTTGGTTTTTCACCCCGGCAGGTAACTTCAGATGCCAGCTTTCATTCTGTATCTTTCTCAGAAACTGATCATCCCCGAGTGTTAATTACAG GGGGACTAGGCCAGCTTGGAGTAGGACTTGCTAAACTCTTGAG AAAACGCTTTGGGAAGAACAATGTGATCCTGTCAGATATTAGAAAGCCACCTGATAGTGTCTTCTATAGTG gTCCTTTTATCTACTCTGACATTTTGGACTACAAAAACCTTCGCGAGATAGTTGTGAACAACCGGATTACATGGCTGTTTCATTATAGTGCTTTGCTCAGTGCTGTTGGAGAAGCCAATGTTCCTTTGGCAAGATCTGTCAATATCAATG GATTGCACAACATTCTTGACATTGCCGCCGAACACAACTTGCGACTCTTTGTACCCAGCACGATTGGAGCATTTGGACCCACCTCCCCTAGAAACCCAACCCCTGATCTCTGCATCCAAAGGCCAAGGACAATCTATGGTGTTTCCAAAGTTCATGCTGAGCTCATGGGAGAA TATTACCATTACAGGTATGGGTTGGACTTCCGGTGTCTGAGATACCCTGGCATTATCTCAGCAGATTCCCAGCCTGGTGGAGGAACAACTG ACTACGCAGTCCAAATCTTTCACGATGCTGTGAAGACTGGCAAGTTCCAGTGCAATCTAAAACCAGATACACGCCTCCCAATGATGTACATCAGCGACTGCCTGAGGGCTACCTTGGAGATCATGGAGGCACCTGCTGAGTCACTTAGCATGAGGACATACAACATAGGTGCCATGAGTTTTACTCCTGAGGAGCTGGCTCAAGAGGTCCAGAAGCATATTCCAGAACTCGAAGTTGCCTACAGTGTGGACCCAGTCAGACAAGCCATTG cTGACAGCTGGCCCATGGTTTTTGATGACAACAACGCACGCCGAGATTGGGGATGGAAACATGATTATGACCTTCCAGACCTGGTGACCACAATGTTCAGCTTTCTCAGCTCTGTATCCTCTGTTACCAGGATTGCCCAGGTCAACTGA
- the LOC129335464 gene encoding L-threonine 3-dehydrogenase, mitochondrial-like isoform X1 — MMCWAHSQGCPRLAGTLAVGTMPAIRNLSRAVRQVLQRPGCGCQVAIMPVRCLGFSPRQVTSDASFHSVSFSETDHPRVLITGGLGQLGVGLAKLLRKRFGKNNVILSDIRKPPDSVFYSGPFIYSDILDYKNLREIVVNNRITWLFHYSALLSAVGEANVPLARSVNINGLHNILDIAAEHNLRLFVPSTIGAFGPTSPRNPTPDLCIQRPRTIYGVSKVHAELMGEYYHYRYGLDFRCLRYPGIISADSQPGGGTTDYAVQIFHDAVKTGKFQCNLKPDTRLPMMYISDCLRATLEIMEAPAESLSMRTYNIGAMSFTPEELAQEVQKHIPELEVAYSVDPVRQAIADSWPMVFDDNNARRDWGWKHDYDLPDLVTTMFSFLSSVSSVTRIAQVN; from the exons CACACTTGCAGTGGGAACAATGCCAGCCATCAGGAATCTGAGTCGAGCAGTCAGGCAGGTGCTGCAGAGACCTGGCTGTGGCTGTCAAGTTGCCATCATGCCGGTGAGGTGTCTTGGTTTTTCACCCCGGCAGGTAACTTCAGATGCCAGCTTTCATTCTGTATCTTTCTCAGAAACTGATCATCCCCGAGTGTTAATTACAG GGGGACTAGGCCAGCTTGGAGTAGGACTTGCTAAACTCTTGAG AAAACGCTTTGGGAAGAACAATGTGATCCTGTCAGATATTAGAAAGCCACCTGATAGTGTCTTCTATAGTG gTCCTTTTATCTACTCTGACATTTTGGACTACAAAAACCTTCGCGAGATAGTTGTGAACAACCGGATTACATGGCTGTTTCATTATAGTGCTTTGCTCAGTGCTGTTGGAGAAGCCAATGTTCCTTTGGCAAGATCTGTCAATATCAATG GATTGCACAACATTCTTGACATTGCCGCCGAACACAACTTGCGACTCTTTGTACCCAGCACGATTGGAGCATTTGGACCCACCTCCCCTAGAAACCCAACCCCTGATCTCTGCATCCAAAGGCCAAGGACAATCTATGGTGTTTCCAAAGTTCATGCTGAGCTCATGGGAGAA TATTACCATTACAGGTATGGGTTGGACTTCCGGTGTCTGAGATACCCTGGCATTATCTCAGCAGATTCCCAGCCTGGTGGAGGAACAACTG ACTACGCAGTCCAAATCTTTCACGATGCTGTGAAGACTGGCAAGTTCCAGTGCAATCTAAAACCAGATACACGCCTCCCAATGATGTACATCAGCGACTGCCTGAGGGCTACCTTGGAGATCATGGAGGCACCTGCTGAGTCACTTAGCATGAGGACATACAACATAGGTGCCATGAGTTTTACTCCTGAGGAGCTGGCTCAAGAGGTCCAGAAGCATATTCCAGAACTCGAAGTTGCCTACAGTGTGGACCCAGTCAGACAAGCCATTG cTGACAGCTGGCCCATGGTTTTTGATGACAACAACGCACGCCGAGATTGGGGATGGAAACATGATTATGACCTTCCAGACCTGGTGACCACAATGTTCAGCTTTCTCAGCTCTGTATCCTCTGTTACCAGGATTGCCCAGGTCAACTGA